In 'Nostoc azollae' 0708, the following are encoded in one genomic region:
- a CDS encoding DnaJ C-terminal domain-containing protein, producing MAATDFKDYYSILGINKTASPEDIKQAFRKLARKFHPDVNPGNKQAEAKFKEVNEAYEVLSDPDKRKKYDQYGQYWKQVGEGFPGGAGADMGGFDFSQYGSFNDFLNDLFGGAAPGGRKQNYSYRTSTGRPGGSFNHFGFPDAAAGTAQDSEAVISLTFAEAFAGVQKRFNLGNETIDVRIPAGAKTGTRLRVRGKGPVNPMTQQRGDLYLKVELQSHSFFQIEGDNLVCEVLITPDEATLGATIDVPTPDGNVNVKLPAGVRSGQSLRLRGKGWPLAKGGRGDQMVKVAIAPPKDLSSQEREYYEKIRAIRTYNPRSHLVQVKL from the coding sequence ATGGCTGCAACCGACTTTAAAGACTATTACTCAATTTTAGGAATCAATAAAACCGCCAGTCCAGAAGATATTAAACAAGCTTTTCGTAAACTAGCCCGTAAATTCCACCCTGACGTTAACCCTGGTAACAAGCAAGCAGAGGCAAAATTTAAAGAAGTTAACGAAGCTTACGAAGTTCTCTCTGACCCGGATAAACGCAAAAAATATGACCAATACGGTCAATATTGGAAGCAGGTCGGTGAAGGTTTCCCTGGTGGTGCGGGGGCAGATATGGGTGGCTTTGACTTCAGTCAATACGGCAGTTTTAATGATTTCCTCAATGATTTGTTCGGTGGTGCAGCACCTGGCGGTAGGAAACAAAATTACTCTTATCGCACTTCCACTGGTAGACCAGGTGGCAGTTTTAACCATTTTGGTTTTCCAGATGCTGCTGCTGGTACTGCCCAAGATAGCGAAGCTGTAATTAGCTTAACTTTTGCTGAAGCATTCGCTGGAGTTCAAAAACGCTTCAATTTAGGTAACGAAACAATTGATGTTCGCATCCCCGCAGGTGCAAAAACTGGTACTCGTCTGCGGGTGCGGGGTAAGGGTCCAGTTAACCCCATGACTCAACAACGGGGAGATTTATATTTAAAGGTGGAACTTCAATCCCATTCTTTTTTCCAAATTGAAGGTGATAATCTGGTGTGTGAAGTGCTAATCACTCCTGATGAAGCTACTTTGGGAGCTACTATTGATGTACCTACACCCGATGGGAATGTAAATGTGAAGTTGCCTGCGGGAGTTCGTTCTGGTCAGTCTCTGCGCTTACGTGGTAAGGGTTGGCCTCTAGCTAAAGGTGGACGTGGTGATCAGATGGTGAAGGTGGCGATCGCACCCCCAAAAGACCTCAGCTCACAAGAGAGGGAATATTATGAAAAAATCCGGGCTATCCGTACTTACAACCCCCGCAGTCATTTGGTACAGGTGAAATTATAA
- a CDS encoding AAA family ATPase, which yields MTKLLLLIGLLGSGKSTLAKQLLTECPQMQLISTDAIRGQIFGSEATQGPWFLIWREIERQFQQATTLAIPTIFDATNAQRRNRRKIIELAPDFAFNHITGLWVRTPLRLCLGRNKQRERQVPEEVILQMHRQLRDAPPSLDDGLDRLTCFPQLHEYGNFAGTMSDNHTRFLISFANLIA from the coding sequence ATGACTAAACTACTTTTGCTGATTGGTCTTCTTGGTAGTGGCAAGTCAACGTTGGCAAAACAATTACTGACAGAATGCCCCCAGATGCAGCTAATTTCTACAGATGCCATCCGGGGGCAAATCTTTGGTTCCGAAGCAACTCAAGGACCGTGGTTCTTGATTTGGCGGGAAATAGAAAGACAATTTCAGCAAGCTACTACTCTAGCTATCCCCACTATTTTCGATGCTACCAACGCCCAGAGAAGAAATCGCCGGAAAATCATAGAATTAGCCCCTGATTTCGCTTTTAATCACATTACTGGGCTATGGGTAAGAACTCCTCTTCGGCTGTGTTTAGGACGTAATAAACAGCGCGAACGACAAGTTCCTGAAGAAGTTATTTTGCAAATGCACCGCCAACTCCGGGATGCTCCCCCTAGCTTAGACGATGGACTAGATAGGCTGACTTGCTTTCCCCAATTGCATGAGTACGGTAATTTCGCTGGCACTATGAGCGACAACCACACTAGATTTTTGATATCCTTTGCTAATTTAATAGCATAA
- a CDS encoding glucose-1-phosphate adenylyltransferase, whose amino-acid sequence MKKVLAIILGGGAGTRLYPLTKLRAKPAVPVAGKYRLIDIPVSNCINSEIFKIYVLTQFNSASLNRHIARAYNFSGFSDGFVEVLAAQQTPENPNWFQGTADAVRQYIWMLQDWDVDEFLILSGDHLYRMDYRLFIQRHRETNADITLSVIPIDDYRASDFGLMKIDNSGRVIDFSEKPKGEALAQMRVDTTVLGLTKEQAELQPYIASMGIYVFKKDVLIKLLKESLERTDFGKEIIPDAAQDHNVQAYLFDDYWEDIGTIEAFYNANLALTQQPMPPFSFYDEAAPIYTRARYLPPSKLLNCDITESMIGEGCILKNCRIQHSVLGVRSRIESGCVIEESLLMGADYYQPSVERQCSLEQGDIPVGIGTNTIIRRAIIDKNARIGHDVKIINKDNVQEAEREKQGFFIRSGIVVVLKNAVIPDGTII is encoded by the coding sequence GTGAAAAAAGTTTTAGCAATCATACTTGGTGGGGGTGCGGGTACTCGGCTTTATCCGCTAACCAAACTCCGCGCTAAACCCGCAGTACCTGTGGCTGGGAAGTATCGTCTCATAGATATCCCTGTTAGCAACTGCATCAATTCAGAAATCTTTAAAATCTACGTCCTCACACAGTTTAACTCAGCTTCCCTTAATCGTCACATCGCCCGTGCTTACAACTTCAGCGGTTTCAGTGATGGTTTTGTGGAAGTGTTAGCAGCACAGCAAACACCAGAAAACCCCAATTGGTTTCAAGGTACAGCTGATGCTGTGCGTCAGTACATTTGGATGTTGCAAGATTGGGACGTGGACGAATTCCTGATTCTTTCTGGAGACCACCTCTATCGGATGGATTACCGTCTGTTTATCCAGCGTCACAGGGAAACCAATGCGGATATTACCCTTTCTGTGATCCCCATAGATGATTATCGCGCCTCAGATTTTGGTTTGATGAAAATCGACAACTCTGGTAGGGTAATTGACTTTAGCGAAAAGCCCAAAGGTGAAGCTTTAGCGCAAATGCGTGTCGATACTACCGTGTTGGGGTTAACAAAAGAACAGGCTGAATTACAACCCTACATCGCTTCGATGGGGATTTATGTCTTCAAAAAAGATGTTTTGATCAAACTGTTGAAAGAATCTTTAGAGCGGACTGATTTTGGTAAAGAAATTATTCCTGATGCAGCTCAAGATCACAATGTTCAGGCATACTTATTTGATGATTACTGGGAAGATATTGGGACAATTGAAGCATTTTATAATGCTAATTTAGCCCTTACTCAACAACCAATGCCACCTTTTAGCTTTTATGATGAAGCAGCACCAATTTACACCCGCGCTCGTTATTTACCTCCTTCTAAATTGTTGAATTGTGATATTACCGAATCAATGATTGGCGAAGGTTGTATTTTGAAAAATTGCCGAATTCAGCATTCAGTTTTGGGAGTCCGATCGCGGATTGAATCAGGCTGTGTAATTGAAGAATCCCTACTCATGGGTGCTGACTATTATCAGCCATCAGTTGAACGCCAATGTAGCTTAGAACAAGGTGACATCCCTGTAGGCATTGGTACAAACACCATTATTCGCAGAGCAATCATTGATAAAAATGCCCGTATCGGTCACGATGTCAAAATTATCAATAAAGATAACGTCCAAGAAGCTGAACGCGAAAAACAAGGCTTTTTTATCCGTAGTGGAATTGTTGTCGTTCTCAAAAATGCTGTAATTCCTGATGGTACAATCATTTAG
- a CDS encoding TOPRIM nucleotidyl transferase/hydrolase domain-containing protein, which yields MRKLAIFVEGKTEHIFVETLLQEIAEENKIAIEITSVNANQSGRDIYSVKKPLIICVTKSYVLI from the coding sequence GTGAGAAAACTAGCTATTTTTGTAGAAGGTAAAACAGAACATATATTTGTAGAAACATTACTTCAAGAAATTGCTGAAGAAAATAAAATTGCTATAGAGATAACTTCTGTAAATGCTAATCAATCTGGACGAGATATTTATTCAGTTAAGAAACCACTTATTATTTGTGTAACAAAATCTTATGTTTTAATATAA
- a CDS encoding glycoside hydrolase family 13 protein, with product MPIHTPDWVKHAVFYQIFPDRFAKSKQPHKRLLNDAKWEDWDACPTLQGYKGGDLWGILEQLDYIQSLEINAIYFTPIFQSACNHRYHTHDYYQVDPLLGGNEAFKELLDAAHQRTIKIVLDGVFNHASRGIFFFHDILENGPHSPWVDWFKIEGWPLAPYTGNAPANYVGWAGIRSLPVFNHDNPEVREYIMEIAEYWLKFGIDGWRLDVPFEIKTPGFWQEFRERVKAINPDAYIVGEVWTDSREWLDGSQFDGVMNYLFTGPTIAFTAGDRVDLQQVEGRAYETYPPLFAAEYAGKIEDLLKLYPWEIQLTQLNLLASHDTARLITIADGDIASMELATLLLLTFPGAPSIYYGDEVGLPGGLDPDSRRGFPLEANWNLEILETHKQLISLRHQYPALRIGNYQVLYAERTLYVFARTLGNEELIIAVNVGNESVTASFDCIQLQNQPQKLMYGRGEIKWNAKDAYLNIPARSGCILG from the coding sequence ATGCCAATTCACACACCAGACTGGGTTAAACACGCGGTTTTCTATCAAATCTTCCCTGATAGATTTGCTAAAAGCAAACAACCACATAAACGATTGTTAAATGATGCAAAATGGGAAGATTGGGATGCTTGCCCCACACTCCAAGGTTATAAAGGTGGCGATTTATGGGGTATTTTAGAACAATTAGACTATATCCAAAGTTTGGAAATTAACGCTATTTACTTTACTCCCATTTTCCAATCAGCTTGTAATCACCGCTATCACACCCATGATTATTATCAAGTTGATCCATTATTGGGAGGTAATGAAGCTTTTAAGGAATTACTAGATGCGGCACATCAGCGCACTATTAAAATAGTGCTTGATGGCGTTTTTAATCATGCGAGTCGGGGTATATTCTTTTTTCACGATATTTTAGAAAATGGACCCCATTCACCTTGGGTAGATTGGTTTAAAATTGAAGGTTGGCCACTTGCACCATACACAGGTAATGCACCTGCAAATTATGTAGGATGGGCAGGAATTCGTTCTTTACCAGTATTTAACCATGATAACCCAGAAGTCCGGGAATATATTATGGAAATTGCCGAATATTGGCTTAAATTCGGTATTGATGGTTGGCGTTTAGATGTACCTTTTGAAATCAAAACTCCAGGTTTTTGGCAAGAATTTAGGGAAAGAGTAAAAGCCATAAATCCTGATGCTTATATTGTGGGGGAAGTGTGGACAGATTCCCGTGAGTGGTTGGATGGAAGTCAATTCGATGGGGTAATGAATTATTTATTTACGGGTCCGACTATTGCATTTACCGCAGGTGATCGCGTAGATTTACAACAGGTAGAAGGACGTGCTTATGAAACCTATCCACCGTTATTTGCTGCTGAATATGCTGGAAAGATTGAGGATTTATTAAAATTGTATCCTTGGGAAATTCAGCTAACACAACTTAACTTATTAGCAAGTCATGATACAGCCAGATTAATTACCATTGCCGATGGTGATATTGCTAGTATGGAACTAGCAACTTTGTTATTATTGACATTCCCTGGTGCGCCGAGTATATATTATGGTGATGAAGTTGGTTTACCTGGTGGGTTAGATCCCGACAGTCGTCGTGGTTTTCCGTTAGAAGCAAATTGGAATTTGGAAATACTGGAAACTCACAAACAATTAATTTCACTACGTCATCAATATCCAGCTTTACGGATTGGTAATTATCAAGTTCTTTATGCAGAAAGAACGCTGTATGTATTTGCGCGAACTTTGGGAAATGAGGAATTAATTATTGCTGTAAATGTAGGTAATGAGTCAGTTACAGCTAGTTTTGATTGTATTCAATTACAAAATCAACCGCAAAAACTAATGTATGGTAGAGGTGAAATAAAATGGAATGCTAAAGATGCTTATTTAAACATTCCTGCGCGTAGTGGTTGCATTTTGGGTTAA
- a CDS encoding HNH endonuclease — protein sequence MNTTPHIPIPPEVRNYIFQRDKYQCQSCGKTSQEANLSIDHIIPLSRGRKNDISNLQTLCLTSNQRKTDKIDHRFHRHFEI from the coding sequence ATCAATACAACGCCACACATCCCCATACCTCCAGAAGTGAGAAACTATATCTTTCAAAGGGATAAATATCAGTGTCAAAGCTGTGGTAAAACTTCCCAAGAAGCTAATCTCAGCATTGATCATATTATCCCTTTGTCTCGTGGTCGAAAAAACGATATTAGCAATTTACAAACGCTCTGTTTAACTTCCAACCAACGTAAAACAGATAAAATTGACCATCGTTTTCACCGACATTTCGAAATTTAA
- a CDS encoding KGK domain-containing protein: protein MLVDNEGLLEKVWNLLIIEEKINYLQEGYYALEFFQEGMDAAILTLGSKSWKKGKLKLSLCIKFYAVGEIEQTKETPEIKEP from the coding sequence ATACTTGTTGACAATGAAGGACTTCTGGAAAAAGTCTGGAATCTATTAATAATAGAGGAGAAAATTAATTATTTGCAAGAGGGTTATTATGCTCTTGAATTTTTTCAAGAAGGTATGGATGCAGCAATACTAACTTTAGGTTCTAAATCTTGGAAGAAAGGAAAATTAAAATTGAGTCTATGTATTAAATTTTATGCGGTGGGAGAAATAGAACAGACTAAAGAAACACCAGAAATTAAAGAACCATAA
- a CDS encoding BsuBI/PstI family type II restriction endonuclease, whose amino-acid sequence MSPGGQNILIEKIINHFRDQFSPNGKIIYVSDTDEKFAYFDEPALLELGIRIGIHGKMPRCHNAFSTSKLVSFN is encoded by the coding sequence ATGTCACCAGGTGGACAAAATATTTTAATCGAGAAAATAATTAATCATTTTCGTGACCAATTTTCACCTAATGGCAAAATAATCTATGTTAGTGATACAGATGAAAAATTTGCATATTTTGATGAGCCAGCATTGTTAGAATTAGGAATTAGAATTGGCATCCATGGTAAAATGCCCAGATGTCATAATGCATTTTCAACCTCAAAATTGGTTAGTTTTAATTGA
- a CDS encoding BsuBI/PstI family type II restriction endonuclease encodes MVKCPDVIMHFQPQNWLVLIEAVTSHCPIDAKRKTELQSIFQDCKIPLVMLTAFLNRKAMKEYLPEMSWETGVWVAQDATHLIHFNGEHLLQAYQV; translated from the coding sequence ATGGTAAAATGCCCAGATGTCATAATGCATTTTCAACCTCAAAATTGGTTAGTTTTAATTGAAGCTGTGACATCACATTGTCCAATAGATGCCAAACGCAAAACTGAACTCCAAAGTATATTCCAAGACTGTAAAATACCACTGGTTATGCTGACAGCTTTCCTTAACCGTAAAGCAATGAAAGAATATTTACCAGAAATGTCTTGGGAAACTGGTGTATGGGTAGCACAAGATGCAACTCATTTGATTCATTTCAATGGGGAACATCTTTTGCAAGCTTATCAGGTATAG
- a CDS encoding Tab2/Atab2 family RNA-binding protein: MSLIWQTDFYRSPLRDSAGQVLWELLICDPTRKLEYVATCPQSQANSNWLTEQFQLAGAEKLPDIIQVFRPQSLSLISAAASNLGINIEPTRSTLALKQWLQEKKYPILIDKLPPEPLLENLWGEEWRFANISAGDIVDEFTDRPIPILQIPEFVQPINLGLASTVRIPGVVIYGGRQSMRLAKWLQEANAVSLNYIAGTPDGLILDAGLADRWILATFDDDEVAAAAKVYTQRKQVSKGLHFLLVQPDDSRMTYSGFWLLGGED, from the coding sequence ATGAGTCTAATTTGGCAAACTGATTTTTATCGTAGTCCGTTGCGAGATTCAGCAGGACAGGTATTATGGGAGTTATTGATTTGTGATCCCACCCGTAAACTTGAGTATGTCGCTACCTGTCCCCAGTCACAGGCAAATTCAAATTGGCTGACGGAACAATTTCAGTTAGCAGGTGCGGAAAAATTACCTGATATAATTCAAGTATTCCGTCCTCAATCTTTGAGTTTAATAAGTGCTGCGGCAAGTAACTTAGGTATTAATATTGAACCAACCCGTAGCACTTTAGCGTTAAAACAATGGTTGCAAGAAAAGAAATATCCTATACTAATTGATAAACTACCACCAGAACCATTACTGGAAAACCTCTGGGGAGAAGAGTGGCGTTTTGCAAACATTTCCGCAGGTGATATTGTAGATGAATTCACAGACCGTCCGATTCCTATTTTGCAAATACCAGAATTTGTGCAACCGATAAATTTGGGTCTAGCCTCTACAGTTCGTATTCCCGGTGTGGTAATTTATGGTGGACGGCAATCTATGCGTTTGGCAAAATGGTTACAAGAAGCTAATGCTGTCAGTTTAAATTATATTGCAGGTACGCCAGATGGTTTAATTTTAGACGCTGGTTTAGCAGATAGATGGATTTTGGCGACTTTTGACGATGACGAAGTTGCAGCAGCAGCTAAGGTATATACACAGCGAAAACAAGTAAGCAAAGGATTGCATTTTTTATTGGTGCAACCTGATGATTCGAGGATGACTTACAGTGGTTTTTGGTTGTTGGGAGGGGAAGATTAA